In a genomic window of uncultured Flavobacterium sp.:
- a CDS encoding M13 family metallopeptidase: MNKQLTKPLFCAFSAILSFTAVQAQSTAPKEPGINVSYMNTKISPSQDFFQFVNGTWLDETKIPSDRTTWGSFNELIKKTDKDAMAILKDASKNPKYKSSTDQGKAVNLFNTVLDTVGRNKRGVAPLQPYLKKIDAIKNVADLQKYLVEMEPEGGNDFFGIYIGADDKNSSKNSVALGTSRLGLSDKDYYNSDDKDSKEKRAKYELHVARMMQFIGETPAKAKQSAAEILALETALSAPRLDRVESRDSRLQYNPMTVADLQKLTPAIKWDAYFTGLGLAKLDSVIVTEPRYMKAVQVILTENKVAQWKEYLKWTLLNRSTSQLTTDIETANFDFYSKTLRGAIKQLPREESALSVVNRGIGEALGKLYVEKVFPAEAKTKALDMIHNVILAYQNRINNLTWMSTATKAKAIEKLNKITIKVGYPDKWKDYSALEIKSVTEGGSYFENVRNLSKWTFKEDVEKLKKPVDKTEWGMSPQTVNAYYNPSYNEIVFPAAILQSPFYNYQADEAVNYGGIGAVIGHEISHGFDDSGARYNADGNLVDWWTAEDLKQFTALGTALADQYSALEPLPGIHVDGKFTLGENIGDLGGINAAFDGLQLYLKAHGRPALIDGYTPEQRFFISWATVWRTKSRDEAIKNQVKTDPHSPGMYRAYVPLQNVDAFYDAFGIKAGDKMYVSPDKRVKIW; encoded by the coding sequence ATGAACAAACAGCTTACTAAACCTTTGTTTTGTGCTTTTTCTGCAATACTTTCTTTTACTGCAGTTCAAGCTCAGAGCACAGCTCCAAAAGAACCGGGAATTAATGTTTCGTATATGAATACGAAAATTAGCCCGAGCCAGGATTTCTTCCAATTTGTAAACGGAACCTGGTTGGACGAAACTAAAATTCCAAGTGACAGAACAACTTGGGGAAGTTTTAACGAACTAATCAAAAAAACAGATAAAGATGCAATGGCAATTTTGAAGGATGCTTCAAAAAATCCAAAGTATAAATCAAGCACTGATCAAGGTAAAGCGGTGAATTTGTTCAATACTGTTTTAGATACAGTAGGAAGAAACAAAAGAGGAGTTGCGCCACTTCAGCCTTATTTAAAGAAAATCGACGCGATCAAAAATGTAGCAGATCTTCAAAAATATTTGGTTGAAATGGAACCTGAAGGAGGAAATGACTTCTTTGGAATTTACATTGGTGCCGATGACAAAAACAGTTCTAAAAACTCTGTAGCTCTTGGTACAAGCAGATTAGGATTATCTGATAAAGATTATTACAATTCTGATGATAAAGATTCAAAAGAAAAACGTGCAAAATATGAGCTTCACGTAGCAAGAATGATGCAGTTTATTGGAGAAACTCCAGCAAAAGCAAAACAAAGTGCTGCTGAAATTTTAGCATTAGAAACTGCTTTATCAGCTCCAAGATTGGATCGTGTTGAGAGCAGAGACAGCCGTTTACAATACAACCCAATGACAGTTGCTGATCTTCAAAAATTAACTCCGGCTATTAAGTGGGATGCTTATTTTACAGGTCTTGGCTTGGCAAAATTAGACAGTGTTATTGTAACAGAACCACGTTATATGAAAGCTGTTCAAGTTATTCTTACTGAAAACAAAGTTGCTCAATGGAAAGAATATCTTAAATGGACTTTATTAAACAGATCAACATCACAATTAACTACAGATATTGAAACTGCAAATTTTGACTTTTACAGTAAAACTTTAAGAGGAGCAATAAAGCAATTACCTCGCGAAGAAAGTGCTTTGTCTGTTGTAAATCGTGGAATTGGAGAAGCTCTTGGTAAATTGTATGTAGAGAAAGTATTTCCTGCTGAAGCAAAAACAAAAGCTTTGGATATGATTCATAATGTGATTTTGGCTTACCAAAACCGTATTAATAATTTAACATGGATGTCAACTGCAACAAAAGCAAAGGCAATCGAGAAATTAAATAAAATTACCATTAAAGTAGGTTATCCTGATAAATGGAAAGATTATTCGGCTCTTGAAATTAAAAGTGTTACCGAAGGCGGAAGTTATTTTGAAAACGTACGCAATTTATCAAAATGGACTTTTAAGGAAGACGTAGAGAAATTGAAAAAACCGGTTGATAAAACAGAATGGGGAATGTCACCACAAACTGTAAATGCTTATTACAACCCATCTTATAACGAAATTGTTTTCCCTGCGGCGATTTTACAATCTCCATTTTATAATTACCAAGCTGACGAAGCTGTAAATTATGGTGGAATTGGAGCTGTAATCGGACATGAGATTTCTCATGGTTTTGATGATTCAGGAGCACGTTACAATGCAGATGGAAATCTTGTTGACTGGTGGACTGCTGAAGATTTAAAACAATTTACAGCTTTAGGAACTGCTCTTGCAGATCAATACAGCGCTTTAGAGCCTTTACCTGGAATTCACGTTGATGGTAAATTTACTTTAGGTGAAAACATAGGTGATTTAGGTGGAATAAATGCTGCTTTCGATGGTTTGCAATTGTATTTGAAAGCACACGGAAGACCAGCTTTAATCGATGGATATACTCCTGAGCAACGTTTCTTTATTTCTTGGGCTACAGTTTGGAGAACTAAATCAAGAGATGAAGCGATCAAAAATCAGGTAAAAACAGATCCGCATTCTCCTGGAATGTACAGAGCTTATGTGCCACTTCAGAATGTTGATGCGTTTTATGATGCTTTCGGAATTAAAGCCGGAGATAAAATGTATGTAAGTCCAGACAAACGTGTTAAAATCTGGTAA
- a CDS encoding EamA family transporter yields the protein MKTRIQTAFSGKVEAIGLPILALFWVSFFWGTTWLASKEGVKHMPALQLATIRQFLGGIMYVGYFIIKKEPWPKGKQWSTILILAILNFCCSNGLSTWGVKYISSGLGAIIGAIFPIWIVIICFFKGERIAKLAVTGLLICFGGICIIFADHLGDFLRPDFQFGIFLSVASTITWAFGILHTKKKAASFNPYFSLGLQMLLSSFILFGITETAGMNISLSEIPLTSWWAIGYLVIIGSILTFVAFIYTLQHLPTEVSSIYAYMNPIVAIILAFFIFGEPLTQSIVIGVAVTLMGLYLVNKSIRKSKLK from the coding sequence GTGAAAACTAGGATACAAACTGCCTTTTCAGGAAAAGTTGAAGCAATCGGACTTCCGATTCTGGCTTTATTTTGGGTTAGCTTTTTTTGGGGCACAACCTGGTTGGCGTCAAAAGAAGGAGTAAAACATATGCCGGCTTTGCAATTAGCAACAATTCGTCAGTTTTTGGGCGGAATCATGTACGTTGGTTATTTTATAATTAAAAAAGAACCTTGGCCAAAAGGCAAACAATGGAGCACAATTCTGATTTTGGCAATTTTGAATTTTTGCTGTAGTAATGGTTTAAGTACTTGGGGCGTAAAATATATCAGCAGCGGATTGGGCGCTATAATTGGTGCTATTTTCCCAATCTGGATTGTTATCATTTGCTTTTTTAAAGGCGAACGTATTGCAAAATTAGCGGTTACGGGACTTTTAATCTGCTTTGGCGGAATCTGTATAATTTTTGCGGATCATCTTGGTGATTTCCTGCGACCTGATTTTCAATTTGGAATTTTCTTGTCTGTTGCTTCAACTATAACATGGGCTTTCGGAATTTTGCATACGAAGAAAAAAGCAGCGAGTTTCAATCCGTATTTTAGTTTAGGATTGCAAATGTTACTTTCGAGTTTTATCCTTTTTGGAATTACAGAAACTGCGGGAATGAATATCTCATTATCCGAAATTCCGTTAACTTCTTGGTGGGCAATTGGATATCTGGTAATCATTGGTTCTATCCTGACTTTCGTCGCTTTTATTTATACTTTGCAACATCTTCCAACGGAAGTCAGTAGTATTTATGCTTACATGAATCCGATTGTTGCTATTATTCTAGCCTTTTTTATTTTTGGAGAACCGCTTACTCAATCAATCGTTATTGGAGTTGCGGTAACTTTAATGGGATTATATCTGGTGAATAAATCTATTCGAAAATCTAAACTGAAGTGA
- a CDS encoding SCO family protein has translation MKSLLYKYRKFFIVLIVFSAVTISLFYSALKPQKTLPIYNPADVNPELVDSTIQYKSKYHTIADFKFVNQNGDTITQKNYEGKIYVADFFFTTCGSICPKMSTNLEEVQKAILNNPKVMLLSHTVFPEVDSIPVLKAYAIKHHVVDSKWNLVTGDKKEIYTMARKSYLAVKLGRPDQLYDMVHTENFVLVDQKRRVRGFYDGTNKEEIKRLIEDINFLCQE, from the coding sequence ATGAAATCCCTTCTATATAAATACCGAAAATTCTTTATTGTTTTAATTGTATTTTCTGCTGTAACAATTTCCTTATTTTATTCGGCTTTAAAGCCACAAAAAACATTACCAATTTATAATCCAGCCGATGTAAATCCTGAATTAGTAGATAGTACAATACAATACAAAAGCAAATACCATACAATTGCCGATTTTAAGTTTGTCAACCAAAATGGTGATACGATTACTCAGAAAAACTATGAAGGAAAGATTTATGTAGCTGATTTTTTCTTTACGACTTGTGGATCAATTTGTCCAAAAATGTCAACCAATCTTGAAGAAGTTCAAAAAGCAATTTTAAACAATCCGAAGGTAATGTTGCTTTCTCATACTGTTTTTCCAGAGGTTGACAGTATTCCGGTTCTTAAAGCATATGCCATAAAACATCATGTTGTAGACAGCAAATGGAATTTGGTCACTGGCGATAAAAAAGAGATTTATACAATGGCCAGAAAATCTTATCTGGCGGTAAAATTAGGTCGACCTGATCAATTGTATGATATGGTTCATACCGAGAATTTTGTTTTAGTAGATCAAAAAAGACGTGTTCGTGGTTTTTACGACGGAACAAATAAAGAAGAAATTAAACGTCTTATAGAAGACATCAATTTCTTGTGTCAAGAGTAA
- a CDS encoding FeoA family protein, which yields MQNTIHTLKKGEKAIIKDFDIDLIPLKLLEMGCLPGNLVQLLQIAPFGDPLYLDINGSHVAIRVETAREIEVELIKTNL from the coding sequence TTGCAAAATACAATCCATACCCTCAAAAAAGGCGAGAAAGCCATTATCAAAGATTTTGATATCGATTTGATTCCTTTAAAACTATTAGAGATGGGTTGTTTGCCGGGCAACTTAGTCCAATTACTTCAAATTGCTCCTTTTGGAGATCCATTATATTTAGATATTAATGGCTCGCATGTCGCCATTCGTGTTGAAACTGCTCGTGAAATTGAAGTTGAACTTATCAAAACCAATTTGTAA
- the feoB gene encoding ferrous iron transport protein B yields MSIQNINVALIGNPNTGKTSVFNQLTGLNQQVGNYPGITVEKKMGFCKLPHNIKANILDLPGTYSLNASSMDESVVIELLLNKNDKLYPDVAVVVTDVENLKRNLLIYTQIKDLEIPTILVINMSDRMESKGITLDIPFLEEKLKTKIALVSSRKGLGIDHLKELIVSYKTIPHEPCLNASVIDAQYFEKLQHAFPNQLLYKLWLVITQDVNFSNLDRNEIRSTFTKSHSELKRLQQKETIKRYQFINDVLKQGLQVDETMAKDIRAKLDRVLTHKVWGYVIFLAILFLIFQSIFSWSTIPMDFIDSTFASLSSWTAQELPTGILTDLLSQGIIPGIGGVIIFIPQIAFLFLFISILEESGYMSRVVFLMDKIMRKFGLSGKSVVPLISGTACAIPAIMATRNIENWKERLITILVTPFTTCSARLPVYTIIISLVIPDERLFGILNMQGLALMLLYLLGFGTAILSAYILNKILKISAKTYFVVEMPSYKLPLFKNVGINVVEKTKAFVVGAGKIILAISVILWFLASFGPGENFNEAESIVKERFVDKPLTQLEFENEVASQKLENSYIGIMGRVIEPAIAPLGYDWKIGIAIISSFAAREVFVGTLATIYSVGNSDNEATIKSKMQEEINPQTGKKIFNFASGISLLLFYAFAMQCASTLAITKKETNSWKWPAMQLVLMSGLAYFVALITYQLLK; encoded by the coding sequence ATGAGCATTCAAAATATCAATGTTGCCCTTATCGGAAATCCAAATACTGGAAAAACTTCTGTTTTTAATCAACTTACAGGATTAAATCAACAAGTGGGGAATTATCCCGGAATTACTGTTGAGAAAAAAATGGGGTTCTGCAAATTACCTCACAATATCAAAGCTAACATTCTGGATTTACCTGGAACTTACAGCTTGAATGCCAGTTCTATGGACGAAAGTGTTGTAATCGAGCTTTTGCTGAATAAAAACGACAAATTATATCCTGATGTTGCAGTTGTGGTTACAGATGTTGAAAATCTTAAACGAAATCTACTAATTTACACTCAAATAAAAGATCTTGAAATTCCAACGATTTTAGTCATTAATATGTCTGATAGAATGGAAAGTAAAGGAATTACGCTTGATATTCCATTTTTGGAAGAAAAACTAAAAACTAAAATTGCTTTAGTCAGTTCTCGTAAAGGTTTAGGAATTGATCATTTGAAGGAATTAATTGTCTCATACAAAACTATTCCGCATGAACCATGTTTGAATGCTTCAGTTATTGACGCTCAATATTTTGAAAAATTACAACATGCTTTTCCAAATCAATTATTGTACAAATTATGGTTGGTTATTACGCAAGATGTGAATTTTTCGAATTTAGATCGAAATGAAATCAGAAGCACTTTTACCAAATCACATTCTGAATTAAAACGCTTACAGCAAAAAGAAACTATAAAACGTTATCAATTTATAAATGATGTTCTAAAACAAGGTTTACAAGTTGATGAAACAATGGCAAAAGACATCAGAGCCAAGCTTGATCGTGTTTTGACGCACAAAGTTTGGGGTTATGTAATTTTCTTAGCCATCTTATTTTTAATTTTCCAATCGATTTTTAGCTGGTCAACTATCCCAATGGATTTTATTGACAGCACTTTTGCTTCTTTAAGCAGTTGGACCGCTCAGGAATTACCAACCGGAATTCTAACGGATTTACTTTCGCAAGGAATTATTCCGGGAATTGGCGGGGTTATTATATTTATTCCACAAATTGCCTTCTTGTTTCTGTTTATATCTATTCTTGAAGAAAGTGGTTATATGAGTCGTGTTGTCTTTTTGATGGATAAAATCATGCGCAAGTTTGGTCTTTCCGGAAAAAGCGTTGTGCCTTTAATTTCAGGAACTGCATGTGCAATTCCGGCAATTATGGCAACAAGAAATATCGAAAACTGGAAAGAACGTTTAATCACGATTTTGGTTACTCCGTTTACAACATGTTCTGCAAGATTACCGGTTTATACGATTATTATCTCTTTGGTAATACCGGATGAACGCCTTTTCGGAATATTAAATATGCAAGGATTAGCATTGATGTTATTGTATCTTTTAGGTTTTGGAACTGCAATTCTATCTGCTTATATCTTAAACAAAATATTAAAAATCAGCGCCAAAACATATTTCGTTGTTGAAATGCCAAGTTATAAACTTCCTCTTTTCAAGAATGTTGGAATTAATGTGGTCGAAAAAACGAAAGCGTTTGTTGTTGGAGCTGGTAAAATTATCTTGGCAATATCAGTTATTCTTTGGTTCCTGGCTTCATTTGGTCCGGGAGAAAACTTTAATGAAGCAGAATCTATCGTAAAAGAAAGATTTGTAGACAAACCTCTAACCCAATTAGAATTCGAAAATGAAGTTGCTTCTCAAAAACTGGAAAACTCTTATATCGGAATCATGGGAAGAGTAATCGAACCTGCGATTGCGCCATTAGGTTACGACTGGAAAATTGGAATCGCAATTATAAGTTCGTTTGCTGCACGTGAGGTTTTTGTGGGAACTCTTGCTACAATCTACAGCGTTGGAAACAGTGATAATGAAGCGACTATAAAAAGCAAAATGCAGGAAGAGATAAATCCGCAAACGGGTAAAAAGATCTTTAATTTTGCATCAGGGATTTCATTACTTCTTTTCTATGCTTTTGCAATGCAATGTGCGAGTACGCTTGCGATTACCAAAAAAGAAACCAACTCTTGGAAATGGCCGGCAATGCAACTTGTTCTTATGAGCGGACTTGCCTATTTTGTTGCGCTTATTACCTATCAACTTTTAAAATAA
- a CDS encoding FeoB-associated Cys-rich membrane protein produces MVQEIIAFAILFIAVGFLIKKFFWKSKKKKDCGDGNCGCS; encoded by the coding sequence ATGGTACAAGAAATTATTGCCTTTGCTATATTATTTATTGCCGTTGGATTTTTAATCAAAAAGTTCTTCTGGAAATCTAAAAAGAAGAAAGATTGCGGCGATGGAAATTGCGGGTGTTCGTAG
- a CDS encoding TonB-dependent receptor codes for MKLKDFSLIIFLLFSLNAISQTHISGVLVGESGEKLSYVEVYNKSNGSKTTTNKEGSFDIVVSKSGTYTFVFYKDDFSVLEQEISAPSSGLVITLNKITNLSEVVVKNERDKVFALNKLKDIEETAIYAGKKTEVVKVDKLTANKAANNPRQIYAQVVGLTINESSDGGLQLSIGGRGLDPNRSANFNTRQNGYDISADVLGYPESYYATPTESLDEIQIVRGAASLQYGTQFGGLINFKIKSPSTKPIELVERNTVGSYGLYTNFTSLSGTKGKFSYYTFFNYKRGDGFRPNSGFHSKNYFANLNYQFTEKTSVHFDYTHFDYVAQQAGGLTDQMFEQDPTQSNRTRNWFAVNWNLFALRFKHHFDNDADFSLQLFGLDASRKTVGFRPNRVELADPGGARDLILGDFVNWGAEARYLKKYTINGNSNAFLIGAKYYQAQNTGIQGPGSSGSDANFNLATAEFPQYPTQSDYKYPNLNISLFGENIFKVSSKFSITPGFRYENIKTQAIGSYRKINFDGAGNVILDETVPEDNVRKRDFFLFGVGLSYKPKSGIEFYGNISQNYRSVTFSDLRTVYSSYSISDDITDERGFTSDIGIRGQINDKIRFDSSIYALYYNDKIGDYWTKSAAGVPTMMRDNIGTAITYGFETMIDWSLSKTFFEANTDLIWNVFSNVAITDSDYLKSQAFGVKGNKVEFVPLFNIKTGTGIGYKNFMSSIQLTYVTSQFTDATNQDVSTSSISNGISGKIPTYYVADFSSSYKWKNWKLEAGVTNFTDNKYFTRRATGYPGPGIIPSDTRTFYTTLEFIF; via the coding sequence ATGAAATTAAAGGATTTTAGCTTAATTATATTTTTACTTTTTTCATTAAATGCCATTTCTCAAACTCATATTTCTGGAGTTTTGGTGGGAGAATCCGGCGAGAAATTATCCTATGTTGAGGTTTATAATAAATCAAACGGAAGTAAAACCACCACCAACAAAGAAGGAAGTTTTGATATTGTGGTTTCTAAATCAGGAACTTATACTTTCGTTTTCTATAAAGATGATTTCTCAGTTTTAGAACAAGAAATCTCGGCTCCAAGTTCAGGTTTGGTAATTACTTTAAACAAGATTACCAATTTATCCGAAGTTGTAGTTAAGAATGAAAGAGATAAAGTTTTTGCACTTAATAAATTAAAAGACATTGAAGAAACGGCGATTTATGCCGGTAAAAAAACCGAAGTTGTTAAGGTTGATAAGCTTACGGCAAATAAAGCAGCAAACAATCCGCGTCAGATTTATGCGCAAGTTGTGGGATTAACCATTAACGAAAGTTCAGATGGAGGTTTGCAATTGAGTATTGGCGGTCGTGGTCTTGATCCAAACCGAAGCGCCAATTTTAACACACGCCAAAACGGTTACGATATTAGCGCCGATGTTTTGGGTTACCCCGAAAGTTATTACGCAACTCCAACGGAATCTCTGGACGAAATTCAGATTGTTCGTGGAGCAGCTTCTTTACAATATGGAACTCAGTTTGGAGGTTTGATTAATTTTAAAATCAAAAGTCCAAGTACAAAACCAATCGAACTTGTAGAACGAAATACGGTTGGTTCATATGGTTTGTATACCAATTTTACGAGTTTAAGCGGTACAAAAGGAAAGTTTAGTTATTACACTTTTTTCAATTATAAGCGAGGAGATGGTTTCCGTCCGAATTCCGGTTTTCACAGTAAAAACTACTTTGCCAATTTGAATTATCAGTTTACCGAAAAAACATCTGTTCATTTTGATTATACCCATTTTGATTATGTTGCGCAGCAAGCAGGCGGATTAACAGATCAGATGTTTGAGCAAGATCCTACGCAAAGTAACAGAACCCGAAATTGGTTTGCTGTAAATTGGAATTTATTTGCGTTGCGTTTCAAACATCATTTTGATAATGACGCCGATTTCTCTTTGCAATTATTTGGTTTAGATGCAAGTCGAAAAACAGTTGGATTTAGACCAAATCGTGTTGAATTAGCAGATCCGGGTGGAGCGCGCGATTTGATTTTGGGAGATTTTGTCAATTGGGGAGCAGAAGCTCGTTATTTGAAAAAGTATACAATCAACGGAAACTCGAATGCTTTCCTGATTGGAGCTAAATATTATCAGGCACAAAACACAGGAATTCAAGGTCCGGGAAGTTCAGGAAGTGATGCTAATTTTAATTTGGCTACAGCCGAATTTCCACAATATCCAACTCAATCCGATTACAAATATCCGAATTTGAATATTTCTCTTTTTGGAGAAAACATTTTTAAAGTATCGTCTAAATTCTCGATTACGCCAGGATTTAGATATGAAAATATAAAAACGCAAGCGATTGGAAGCTATAGAAAAATCAATTTTGATGGCGCCGGAAATGTTATTTTAGACGAAACAGTTCCCGAAGATAATGTTAGAAAACGTGATTTCTTCTTGTTTGGAGTTGGTTTAAGTTACAAACCAAAAAGCGGAATTGAGTTCTACGGAAACATTTCGCAAAACTACCGTTCTGTAACTTTTAGTGATCTTAGAACCGTTTATTCTAGTTATTCGATTTCAGACGATATTACCGATGAAAGAGGTTTCACCTCAGATATTGGGATTCGAGGTCAGATAAACGATAAAATTAGGTTTGATTCGAGTATTTATGCTTTGTATTACAATGATAAAATTGGAGATTACTGGACCAAAAGTGCAGCCGGAGTTCCAACTATGATGAGAGACAATATTGGAACCGCCATTACATACGGTTTTGAAACGATGATTGATTGGAGTTTGAGCAAAACTTTTTTTGAAGCAAACACTGATTTAATCTGGAATGTATTTTCGAATGTTGCCATTACCGATTCTGATTATTTAAAATCTCAAGCTTTTGGTGTTAAAGGAAATAAAGTAGAATTTGTTCCGCTTTTCAATATTAAAACCGGAACGGGAATTGGTTACAAAAACTTCATGTCGAGTATTCAGCTTACGTATGTTACATCGCAATTTACCGATGCAACCAATCAGGATGTGAGTACAAGCTCGATAAGTAATGGAATTTCGGGTAAAATCCCAACGTATTATGTTGCTGATTTTTCATCATCATACAAATGGAAAAACTGGAAATTAGAAGCCGGAGTTACCAATTTCACAGATAACAAATATTTTACAAGACGTGCAACAGGTTATCCTGGTCCGGGAATTATTCCATCAGACACCAGAACATTCTACACTACACTAGAATTTATATTTTAA
- a CDS encoding HTTM domain-containing protein, translating to MKNSITKYLETNTHAATLAFFRLAFGFMMSLSLIRFLSYNWVEKFYIEPVFHFTYYGFEWVKPFGTPTYLLFVVAMLSSIAVAVGYRYKVATTLFFLSFTYIELMDKTTYLNHYYFISIISFVLIFLPANAYFSIDAYRNPKIAYQKIPRWTTDILKLLLGIVYFYAGLAKLNSDWLLKAMPLKIWLPTNHSLPIIGGFLNENWIHFAFSWSGMIYDLSIPFLLLYKRTRTFAFILVVVFHVLTKILFPIGVFPYVMIVSSLLFFESDFHKKCLNYIAGLFRFSLNVFENGKEKVIEFTGLYKAKLAILACFLILQLTFPFRYLLYPGELFWTEEGFRFSWRVMLMEKAGYTQFTVTDSKTKNQIRVNNGNFLTAFQEKQMSFQPDFILEYAHFLHDYYQKQGFNDPEVHVESYVALNGRLSKLYIDQNINLAKENESFDHKTWILPFNDEIKGF from the coding sequence ATGAAAAATAGCATTACAAAATATTTAGAAACGAATACTCATGCCGCAACGCTAGCTTTTTTTAGGCTGGCGTTTGGTTTTATGATGAGCCTCAGTTTGATTCGTTTTTTGAGTTACAACTGGGTAGAAAAGTTTTATATCGAGCCAGTTTTCCATTTTACCTATTATGGTTTCGAATGGGTAAAGCCTTTCGGGACGCCCACTTACCTGCTTTTTGTGGTAGCAATGCTTTCATCAATTGCCGTTGCAGTTGGTTATCGCTACAAAGTTGCAACAACGTTATTCTTCCTTAGTTTTACATATATTGAACTAATGGATAAGACGACTTATCTTAACCATTATTACTTTATTTCGATCATAAGTTTTGTGCTGATTTTTCTACCTGCGAATGCTTATTTTTCGATTGATGCGTATCGAAATCCTAAAATTGCCTATCAAAAAATTCCACGTTGGACGACTGATATTTTAAAACTGCTTTTAGGAATCGTATACTTTTATGCAGGTTTGGCAAAGCTAAATTCCGATTGGCTTTTGAAAGCAATGCCATTAAAAATTTGGCTTCCAACAAATCATAGCTTGCCAATAATTGGTGGTTTCCTAAATGAAAATTGGATTCATTTTGCCTTTAGCTGGAGCGGAATGATTTACGATTTAAGTATTCCATTTCTATTACTTTACAAACGAACGAGAACATTTGCCTTTATTTTGGTTGTTGTTTTTCATGTATTGACCAAAATTTTATTCCCAATTGGCGTTTTTCCATATGTAATGATCGTAAGTTCATTGCTGTTTTTTGAAAGTGATTTTCATAAAAAATGCCTCAATTATATCGCCGGACTTTTTCGTTTTAGTTTGAATGTATTCGAAAACGGAAAAGAAAAAGTAATAGAATTTACAGGATTATATAAAGCAAAATTGGCGATTTTAGCTTGTTTTCTGATTTTGCAGTTAACATTTCCATTTCGTTATTTATTATATCCCGGAGAATTATTCTGGACTGAAGAAGGTTTTCGTTTTTCATGGCGCGTAATGCTTATGGAAAAAGCGGGTTATACACAATTTACAGTAACAGATAGCAAAACTAAAAATCAGATTAGAGTAAACAATGGAAATTTCCTGACGGCTTTTCAGGAAAAACAAATGTCGTTTCAGCCCGATTTTATTTTAGAATATGCCCATTTTTTACATGATTATTATCAGAAACAAGGCTTTAACGATCCTGAAGTTCACGTAGAAAGCTACGTCGCACTCAACGGACGATTGAGCAAACTTTATATAGACCAAAACATTAACCTCGCAAAAGAAAATGAATCATTCGATCACAAAACCTGGATTTTACCTTTCAATGATGAAATTAAAGGATTTTAG